A portion of the Bacillus thuringiensis genome contains these proteins:
- a CDS encoding glycoside hydrolase family 25 protein: MGYIVDISKWNGTINWDIAASQLDLVIARVQDGSNTVDFMYQNYVSEMKKHSIPFGNYAFCRFISIADAKKEAQDFWNRGDQSAKFWVADVEVQTMADMQGGTQAFIDELRRLGAEKVGLYVGHHTYLSFGARNMEADFVWIPRYGGNKPAYPCDIWQYTDSGNVPGIGKCDLNRLVGNKSLSWFIDSNKANQPNIVYTQQPNGIGIAVSKYPDGYGINLYENPMNPQFTGALTQKIPYLILTGYWGGGEQDMICLGNDKQWAYLKHFKVKWFYTTSKYPVGYRVNYYEEPECMNYKGTIDGSTSFRVWVRVGNAVDIGQNRWIPEEHVSIK, encoded by the coding sequence ATGGGTTATATTGTAGATATTTCAAAATGGAATGGAACTATCAATTGGGATATTGCAGCATCTCAGCTAGATTTAGTGATAGCTAGAGTTCAAGATGGCTCTAATACGGTGGATTTTATGTATCAAAACTATGTTAGTGAAATGAAAAAGCATAGTATCCCATTTGGTAATTATGCTTTTTGCCGTTTTATATCTATTGCTGATGCAAAGAAAGAGGCACAAGATTTTTGGAATCGTGGTGATCAATCAGCTAAGTTTTGGGTGGCGGACGTAGAAGTTCAAACGATGGCAGATATGCAAGGCGGGACACAGGCATTTATTGATGAATTACGCCGTTTAGGTGCGGAAAAAGTAGGATTATATGTAGGGCATCACACGTATTTATCATTTGGAGCACGTAATATGGAAGCTGATTTCGTATGGATTCCTCGTTATGGAGGGAATAAGCCAGCATATCCATGTGATATTTGGCAATATACGGATTCAGGGAATGTTCCTGGGATTGGGAAATGTGATCTGAATCGATTAGTAGGAAATAAGTCACTTTCTTGGTTTATAGATTCGAACAAAGCAAATCAACCTAACATAGTGTATACACAGCAACCGAATGGCATTGGTATTGCAGTTTCGAAATATCCTGATGGATACGGAATAAATTTATATGAAAACCCCATGAATCCTCAATTTACAGGTGCACTCACTCAGAAAATTCCATATTTAATCTTAACAGGTTATTGGGGAGGCGGTGAGCAAGATATGATTTGTTTAGGGAACGATAAGCAGTGGGCATATTTAAAACATTTTAAGGTGAAATGGTTTTATACAACTTCGAAATATCCTGTTGGCTACAGAGTAAATTATTATGAAGAGCCTGAATGTATGAATTATAAAGGAACTATAGATGGATCGACATCTTTTCGAGTGTGGGTTAGAGTGGGAAATGCAGTAGATATCGGGCAGAATCGTTGGATACCTGAAGAACATGTAAGTATTAAGTAA
- a CDS encoding peptidylprolyl isomerase PrsA — protein MKKKKIFIGTIISCVMLALSACGSSDNVVTSKVGNVTEKELSKELRQQYGESTLYQMMLSKALLDKYKVSDEEAKKKVEEAKDKMGENFKSTLEQLGLKNEDELKEKMKPEIAFEKAIKATVTEKDVKDNYKPEMKVSHILVKDEKTAKEVKEKVNNGEDFAALAKQYSEDTGSKEQGGEISGFAPGQTVKEFEEAAYKLDAGQVSDPVKTTYGYHIIKVTDKKELKPFDEVKEKIRKDLEQQRLQDTTGKWKQQVVNDLLKDADIKVNNKEFKDTFKFLEKK, from the coding sequence TTGAAAAAGAAAAAAATATTTATTGGAACAATTATTTCATGCGTGATGCTAGCATTATCTGCATGCGGTTCCTCAGACAACGTAGTAACATCAAAAGTAGGAAATGTTACAGAGAAAGAATTAAGTAAAGAATTACGACAACAATATGGAGAAAGTACTTTATATCAAATGATGTTAAGTAAGGCATTACTAGATAAATATAAAGTTTCGGATGAGGAAGCAAAAAAGAAAGTAGAAGAAGCAAAAGATAAAATGGGTGAGAACTTTAAATCGACTTTAGAACAACTTGGATTGAAAAATGAAGATGAATTAAAAGAAAAAATGAAGCCAGAAATTGCATTTGAGAAAGCGATTAAAGCAACAGTCACAGAAAAAGATGTGAAAGATAACTATAAACCAGAAATGAAAGTAAGTCACATTTTAGTGAAAGATGAAAAAACGGCTAAAGAAGTAAAGGAGAAAGTAAATAATGGTGAAGATTTTGCTGCCTTAGCAAAACAGTATTCAGAAGATACTGGGTCAAAGGAACAGGGTGGGGAAATATCTGGTTTTGCTCCTGGACAAACAGTGAAAGAATTTGAGGAAGCTGCGTATAAATTAGATGCAGGCCAAGTAAGTGATCCAGTTAAAACAACTTACGGTTACCATATTATTAAAGTGACGGATAAAAAAGAATTAAAGCCATTTGATGAAGTAAAGGAAAAAATTCGTAAAGATTTAGAACAACAAAGACTACAAGATACGACAGGTAAATGGAAACAACAAGTAGTCAATGATTTATTGAAAGATGCTGATATTAAAGTGAATAATAAAGAATTTAAAGATACATTTAAATTTCTAGAAAAGAAATAA
- a CDS encoding YolD-like family protein: MNDVKIQKEEREWVPFTVMSEQLLNMRKIIGEKLKVQKPLLTNEAKERISDKLLTSLLSEKEILVTYFEDGYILTSYMTVVHINPVKQIVICTDAFYKTYVFNAMDIIEIT, from the coding sequence ATGAACGATGTAAAGATACAAAAAGAAGAAAGAGAGTGGGTTCCGTTTACAGTAATGTCCGAACAACTTTTAAATATGAGAAAGATTATTGGAGAGAAATTAAAAGTACAAAAACCGCTTTTAACAAACGAAGCAAAAGAGAGAATTTCTGATAAATTATTAACGTCATTACTGTCTGAGAAAGAAATATTGGTAACATATTTTGAAGATGGCTACATATTAACAAGCTATATGACAGTTGTACATATCAATCCGGTAAAACAAATTGTAATTTGTACAGACGCCTTTTATAAAACTTATGTATTTAACGCTATGGATATTATTGAAATAACGTAA
- the gerPF gene encoding spore germination protein GerPF, translating into MPSVVGNLVVQNSNGSFNLGDFYNVSPKENTKAYNGSGASNVGFVVNTFSGVSATNTFDSDLADQNQVGTA; encoded by the coding sequence ATGCCATCAGTTGTAGGGAATTTAGTTGTACAAAATAGTAATGGTTCATTTAACTTAGGTGATTTCTACAACGTTTCTCCGAAAGAAAATACGAAAGCTTATAATGGTTCCGGCGCATCAAACGTTGGCTTTGTTGTTAATACTTTTAGCGGTGTTAGTGCGACCAATACATTTGATTCTGACCTTGCAGATCAAAACCAAGTGGGTACAGCCTAA
- a CDS encoding SDR family oxidoreductase encodes MKRKEISKSVIITGVTQGLGRAMVDRFHELGWNIYGCGRSKDKIEELKKQYSKIHDFQVIDVSDSQQVNNWANYILNRHTAPDLIINNASIVNQNAQLWKITAQEFENVMNVNVNGVVNVIRAFVPAMVARKEGIIINMSSSWGREGEAELAPYCASKFAIEGITKSMALELPHGMAVVALDPGGSISTPMLKSCAPQYINESPTPETWSHKAIQYILNITIDENGDSLTCPACI; translated from the coding sequence ATGAAGCGAAAAGAAATTAGTAAATCTGTAATTATTACAGGCGTGACACAAGGGCTAGGACGTGCGATGGTTGATCGATTTCATGAATTAGGGTGGAACATATATGGTTGTGGACGTTCAAAAGATAAAATTGAAGAACTGAAAAAACAGTACAGTAAAATACATGATTTCCAAGTAATTGATGTTTCAGATTCTCAGCAAGTTAACAATTGGGCAAATTATATACTTAATAGACATACGGCTCCCGATCTTATAATAAATAATGCATCGATTGTAAATCAAAATGCACAACTTTGGAAAATTACGGCTCAAGAATTCGAAAATGTAATGAATGTAAACGTGAATGGTGTAGTAAATGTAATAAGAGCGTTTGTTCCCGCAATGGTAGCTAGGAAAGAAGGAATTATCATTAATATGAGTTCTAGTTGGGGGAGAGAAGGTGAAGCTGAGCTTGCGCCATATTGTGCCTCGAAATTTGCAATTGAAGGTATCACTAAATCTATGGCACTGGAATTACCCCATGGCATGGCTGTAGTTGCTTTAGATCCTGGAGGGAGTATTAGCACTCCAATGCTGAAGTCATGTGCGCCACAATATATAAATGAATCACCTACACCTGAAACTTGGTCACATAAAGCAATTCAATATATATTGAATATAACAATAGATGAAAATGGAGATTCATTGACATGCCCAGCATGCATATAA
- a CDS encoding DUF6944 family repetitive protein: MNPSGLKVTGAWFQVGGNLTAAIGTTRGFIGEEKVESDLVIVGSSLQALGYILQIIASKYNDGEEKREKQNIGLENQSKLLDRIGIELLALGNISTVIGTYFNINEQLKENDYLIITGNSLQSIGAFLGVEAALIDINVLQKIIILGNSMQSLGAGLQAYQGVSNVLKDERENEDSIFDKKDERIIALIGIWIQAIGTLISAIGVTAIEEENRLENNGKSEILI, encoded by the coding sequence ATGAATCCAAGCGGTTTAAAAGTGACAGGGGCATGGTTTCAAGTAGGAGGGAACCTTACAGCTGCAATTGGAACGACAAGAGGGTTTATTGGAGAAGAGAAAGTTGAATCGGATCTTGTTATTGTAGGAAGCTCATTACAAGCCCTCGGGTATATATTACAAATCATTGCGAGCAAGTATAATGACGGGGAAGAAAAAAGGGAAAAGCAAAATATAGGCTTAGAGAATCAAAGTAAATTACTTGATCGAATAGGAATTGAGTTATTAGCATTAGGGAATATATCAACTGTAATAGGAACATATTTTAATATAAATGAACAATTGAAAGAAAATGATTATCTTATCATTACAGGGAACAGTTTACAATCAATCGGTGCTTTTTTAGGAGTAGAAGCAGCTTTGATAGATATAAATGTATTACAGAAAATTATTATATTAGGTAACTCCATGCAAAGTTTAGGTGCTGGATTACAAGCGTATCAAGGTGTTTCAAATGTATTGAAAGATGAGAGAGAAAATGAAGATAGTATTTTTGATAAGAAGGATGAGAGAATAATTGCACTCATTGGTATTTGGATACAAGCGATAGGAACGTTAATTTCTGCAATTGGAGTAACTGCAATAGAGGAAGAAAATAGGCTAGAAAACAATGGGAAGTCTGAAATACTTATATAA
- a CDS encoding YqaE/Pmp3 family membrane protein has translation MMYLVAIFLPPVAVLFCGKPIQAIINFILTLIFWVPGVIHAILVVHDKKADRRLKKQIQAYDEINKRNRR, from the coding sequence ATGATGTATTTAGTAGCAATTTTTCTTCCACCTGTTGCTGTATTATTTTGTGGAAAACCAATTCAGGCAATAATAAATTTCATATTAACATTAATATTTTGGGTTCCAGGAGTTATACATGCAATTCTTGTAGTGCATGATAAAAAAGCTGATCGGCGTTTGAAAAAACAAATTCAAGCATATGATGAAATCAATAAGAGGAATCGAAGATAA
- a CDS encoding KTSC domain-containing protein yields MMKLSPVISKNIVAVGYNPFSMILRIQLKNGMYDFFNVPESIYTGLLHAQSKSYYHKTYIKNSFRHTKI; encoded by the coding sequence ATGATGAAGCTATCTCCCGTGATTTCAAAAAATATAGTTGCTGTTGGCTATAATCCTTTTTCTATGATTTTGCGAATCCAATTAAAGAATGGTATGTACGATTTCTTTAATGTACCAGAAAGTATTTATACTGGCCTATTACATGCACAATCTAAAAGTTATTACCATAAAACTTATATTAAAAATTCTTTCCGCCACACAAAAATTTAA
- a CDS encoding PBP1A family penicillin-binding protein: MSENYRSREERRQVKKKKQPASKTQKPKGKTSFFRKFLITCLLLGIVGLVAGVATFFVMIKDAPKLEKAKLVNPLSSKIYDKNGDLVYEYGKEKRTNVTYEQIPKLVENAFLATEDSRFYEHSGVDFKGTARAVLVSLKGDYGSQGGSTITQQVIKNYFLSMDKTPKRKAQEIYLAYKLEQQYSKHEILEMYLNKINLGNRSYGIATAAQNYYGKELKNLTLPEVAMLAGLPKAPNNYDPTKKENVQKATERRNVVLNLMNRHGYITKQEMEEASKVDVEKGLKPATQLQTMPYPAFMDAVVKEVEKELPDANIGSDGLEIYTTLDPKAQKLADNILNNNIIDYPNDKFQGAFTFMDTKTGEVRAIGSGRGENKAVFKGHNMAIELDRAAGSTMKPIFDYAPAIEYLKWATYHQIDDSPFKYSTGQEVRNSDRSHMGPITMRVALEKSRNIPAIKTAKEVGINKSKDFSEKLGITFNAAPTESTAIGTNEVSPTEIAGAYAAFGNEGKYTKPHFVKKVVYPDGKSQSFGQKPKQVMTDSTAYMITDMLRTVVTSGTGTSANVASLDVAGKTGTTNYSSKQLAQYKIPESATRDSWFAGYTPQYTMAVWTGYMKDGKDEYISSKNTKIAQLIFKEMMSEMATDKSRFKMPSSVIQEGSELRIKGEKRDSSPNTSVPDTTEQPKQDQQQKTEEEKKQEELKKQEELKKQEEQKQQEELKKQEEQKKLEEQKKQNEQNNGNGQGTTPPANNGGGQGTTPPANNGGGQGTTPPANNGGNQGTTPPANSGGGQGTTPPAHNDGGQGTPTPPATVQPNNGGNTGEVPANNGQ; encoded by the coding sequence ATGTCAGAAAATTATCGTTCTCGAGAGGAACGACGACAAGTTAAAAAGAAAAAACAGCCAGCTTCTAAAACACAAAAACCAAAAGGTAAAACATCATTCTTTCGCAAGTTTTTAATTACTTGTTTATTACTTGGTATTGTTGGTTTAGTGGCGGGGGTTGCTACCTTTTTCGTAATGATTAAGGATGCACCAAAACTTGAGAAAGCAAAACTTGTTAATCCGTTATCCTCAAAAATTTATGATAAAAACGGGGATTTGGTATATGAATATGGAAAAGAAAAAAGGACGAATGTTACGTATGAGCAAATACCTAAATTAGTAGAAAATGCATTTTTAGCGACAGAAGATTCACGTTTTTATGAGCATAGCGGAGTAGATTTTAAAGGTACTGCCCGTGCTGTTCTAGTAAGTCTTAAAGGAGATTATGGTTCTCAAGGTGGAAGTACGATAACACAGCAAGTTATTAAAAATTACTTCTTATCAATGGACAAAACACCAAAGCGTAAGGCACAAGAAATATATTTAGCCTATAAGCTAGAACAACAGTATTCAAAACATGAAATATTAGAGATGTACTTAAATAAAATTAACTTAGGAAACCGTTCATATGGGATCGCAACAGCAGCACAAAACTACTATGGTAAAGAATTGAAGAACTTAACATTACCAGAAGTTGCGATGCTTGCAGGTTTACCGAAAGCACCGAATAACTATGATCCAACGAAAAAAGAAAATGTTCAAAAAGCAACAGAAAGAAGAAATGTTGTTCTAAACTTAATGAATCGACATGGATATATAACAAAACAGGAAATGGAAGAAGCATCAAAAGTTGACGTAGAAAAGGGACTCAAGCCTGCAACTCAACTACAAACAATGCCATACCCTGCATTTATGGATGCAGTTGTGAAAGAAGTAGAAAAAGAATTACCAGATGCTAATATCGGTTCTGACGGTTTAGAAATTTATACAACGTTAGATCCGAAAGCACAGAAACTTGCTGATAATATTTTAAATAATAATATCATTGATTATCCGAATGATAAATTCCAAGGTGCATTTACATTTATGGATACGAAAACAGGAGAAGTTCGTGCTATAGGTAGTGGCCGTGGAGAAAATAAAGCTGTATTTAAAGGGCATAATATGGCAATTGAATTAGATCGTGCAGCTGGTTCAACGATGAAGCCGATTTTCGACTACGCTCCTGCAATTGAATATTTAAAATGGGCAACGTACCATCAAATTGATGACTCTCCATTTAAGTATTCAACGGGACAAGAAGTACGAAATTCAGATAGAAGTCATATGGGTCCAATTACAATGCGTGTAGCATTAGAAAAGTCACGAAATATCCCAGCAATTAAGACTGCGAAAGAAGTTGGAATTAATAAATCAAAAGACTTCTCTGAGAAATTAGGCATTACATTTAATGCGGCACCGACTGAATCAACAGCGATTGGTACAAATGAAGTATCACCAACTGAAATAGCGGGCGCTTATGCGGCATTTGGTAATGAGGGTAAATATACGAAACCGCATTTTGTTAAGAAAGTCGTTTATCCAGATGGTAAGTCACAAAGTTTTGGACAAAAACCAAAACAAGTTATGACAGATTCTACAGCATATATGATTACAGATATGCTTCGTACTGTAGTTACATCAGGTACTGGTACATCTGCAAACGTAGCATCCTTAGATGTAGCTGGTAAAACGGGTACGACAAACTACTCATCAAAACAATTAGCTCAATATAAAATTCCAGAAAGTGCAACTCGTGATAGTTGGTTTGCTGGATATACACCGCAATATACGATGGCAGTATGGACTGGGTATATGAAAGATGGTAAAGACGAGTATATTAGTAGTAAAAATACGAAAATTGCACAGTTGATCTTTAAAGAAATGATGAGTGAAATGGCTACAGATAAATCACGCTTTAAAATGCCAAGTAGCGTCATTCAAGAAGGTAGTGAGCTACGTATAAAAGGTGAAAAACGTGATTCATCGCCAAATACTAGCGTGCCGGATACAACGGAGCAACCAAAACAAGATCAACAGCAAAAAACTGAAGAAGAGAAAAAGCAAGAAGAATTAAAGAAACAAGAAGAACTGAAAAAACAAGAAGAACAAAAGCAACAAGAGGAACTTAAGAAGCAAGAAGAACAAAAGAAACTAGAAGAGCAAAAGAAACAAAATGAACAAAATAACGGAAATGGTCAAGGAACGACACCTCCAGCGAATAACGGAGGAGGCCAAGGAACGACACCTCCAGCAAATAACGGAGGAGGTCAAGGAACGACACCTCCAGCGAATAACGGAGGAAACCAAGGAACGACACCTCCAGCAAATAGCGGAGGAGGCCAAGGAACGACACCTCCAGCACATAATGATGGAGGTCAAGGAACTCCAACCCCACCTGCAACAGTACAACCAAATAATGGTGGAAATACAGGAGAGGTTCCTGCCAATAATGGACAATAA
- a CDS encoding MFS transporter encodes MERLWTKSFIQMTFAMLFLFTGFYLLVPTLPLFIKEIGGNESQVGLMMGMFTIAAVVIRPIIGGMLDQYGRRSFIIFGLIFFGLTMYSYNIASTIVLLAVLRVIHGVTWAVSTTAVGTAITDIIPDSRRGEGMGWYGMAMTIAMAIGPMIGLWVVQNYSFHGLFLLATLLSFMAVVLSLITKMPFTPQKEKGKIQLFEKSVLTITIVVFFLSFAYGGITTFLPLFASSIHVNPGTFFLVYAIALTIVRPISGKLLDKYGEVFIILPALCITILAIVVLTISNGLLGVIIAATLYGIGFGSAQPALQAAMLTIVDPSKRGVANASFFTAFDLGIGLGAILLGVVSQMFGYRILFSGSAISALIALIIFVFFVKQRLGKKEFA; translated from the coding sequence ATGGAACGATTATGGACGAAATCATTTATTCAAATGACTTTCGCAATGTTATTTTTATTTACAGGATTTTATTTACTTGTCCCAACGCTACCGCTATTTATTAAAGAGATAGGTGGCAATGAATCGCAAGTTGGACTCATGATGGGGATGTTTACAATAGCTGCTGTTGTAATACGACCGATTATTGGAGGAATGTTAGATCAATATGGTAGAAGATCCTTTATTATTTTCGGACTCATCTTTTTTGGATTAACGATGTATTCCTATAATATAGCATCGACTATTGTCCTTTTAGCTGTTTTACGTGTTATTCACGGAGTAACATGGGCTGTTTCTACAACAGCTGTTGGAACAGCAATAACGGATATTATTCCAGATTCACGCCGCGGTGAAGGTATGGGTTGGTACGGGATGGCGATGACAATTGCAATGGCGATCGGACCAATGATTGGACTATGGGTTGTACAAAATTATTCATTTCATGGTCTATTTTTATTAGCGACGTTGTTATCTTTTATGGCAGTCGTATTATCACTAATAACGAAGATGCCATTTACGCCACAAAAAGAAAAAGGAAAAATTCAGCTATTTGAGAAATCCGTATTAACAATCACGATTGTAGTATTCTTTTTATCGTTTGCATATGGAGGAATTACAACCTTTTTACCGTTATTTGCATCATCAATTCATGTGAATCCGGGAACTTTCTTTCTTGTATATGCAATTGCATTAACAATTGTAAGACCAATTTCAGGGAAACTATTAGATAAGTATGGAGAAGTATTCATCATACTCCCCGCATTATGTATTACTATTTTAGCTATAGTTGTTTTAACTATTTCAAATGGTTTGTTAGGTGTAATTATCGCAGCAACATTATACGGTATTGGATTTGGTTCAGCGCAGCCAGCTTTGCAAGCGGCAATGCTTACAATTGTTGATCCGAGTAAAAGAGGAGTTGCGAATGCTTCATTTTTTACAGCATTTGATTTAGGAATCGGATTAGGTGCTATTTTACTTGGAGTGGTTTCACAAATGTTTGGTTATCGTATTTTATTTTCGGGGAGCGCAATTTCAGCATTAATAGCCTTAATTATTTTCGTCTTCTTTGTAAAACAACGATTAGGAAAAAAAGAGTTTGCGTAA